Proteins co-encoded in one Nothobranchius furzeri strain GRZ-AD chromosome 4, NfurGRZ-RIMD1, whole genome shotgun sequence genomic window:
- the LOC107389258 gene encoding olfactomedin produces the protein MLLLLLPLLLTSTEGRAQRVLGLKKDDSCQCEVNSTMWSFPALEYEAVLQQVQHCEGSLSSLQEQVELSSKRLPQIQTKVENVTARLKPYQYLRHQGLYTALSLRLLGQELSQLEADVGAVHNQLNNAQTQKLSKEVGNLRSKVERMQISDSVNMKSVKNSLRSLKNSVESCKTIPKDFRGQHTYCLKGLITSISSPVTTKISPYGKSYLSGSWGKQAQTNSEEQQHSYWVQPLVNGHIHGNVLRVYQSYENFMASTNHRDFTFAPSYTHPNTIEGPSAVLHGEALYYHCYRSADVCRYDLKTNGVKRVTLPGNGVGFNNKFPYCYYDCRSHSDVDLEADETGLWAIYATVGNHGNLVVSRLVWDDKHQTLNVSQTWETRVFKKAVTNAFMVCGVLYATRYVDDYKEEVFYAFDTATGKETNSLALALEKVAKGVASLSYNPTNRQIYMYNDAYLLAYQAFF, from the exons atgctgctgctcctgctgccgCTGCTGCTCACATCGACG GAGGGCCGGGCTCAGCGCGTGCTCGGCCTGAAGAAGGACGACTCGTgccagtgtgaagtaaactccaccATGTGGTCTTTTCCTGCTCTTGAGTACGAGGCTGTGCTGCAGCAGGTTCAGCACTGTGAGGGATCTCTGAGCAGCCTGCAGGAACAG gtggagctttccagcaagcgccTTCCTCAGATTCAGACTAAAGTTGAGAACGTGACCGCTCGTCTGAAGCCGTATCAGTACCTCCGCCACCAGGGTCTGTACACAGCGTTGTCTCTGCGTCTGCTGGGCCAGGAGCTCAGCCAGCTGGAGGCAGATGTTGGTGCGGTCCACAACCAGCTAAACAACGCCCAGACACAGAAACTCTCCAAAGAG GTGGGTAACCTGCGCAGTAAAGTAGAAAGGATGCAAATATCTGACTCGGTTAACATGAAGTCAGTAAAAAACAGTCTGCGGTCCCTGAAGAACAGCGTGGAGTCCTGCAAGACAATCCCCAAAGACTTCAGAG GCCAGCACACGTACTGCCTAAAGGGTCTGATCACCAGCATCAGCAGCCCTGTGACCACTAAGATCAGTCCCTACGGGAAGAGCTACCTCTCTGGTTCTTGGGGGAAACAGGCGCAGACGAACAGCGAGGAGCAGCAGCACAGTTACTGGGTCCAGCCTTTGGTCAACGGCCACATCCACGGAAACGTGCTCCGCGTTTACCAGAGCTATGAGAACTTCATGGCCTCCACCAACCACAGAGACTTCACTTTTGCTCCCTCTTACACTCACCCTAACACCATTGAGGGGCCGAGTGCTGTCTTGCACGGTGAGGCTCTGTACTATCACTGCTACCGCTCTGCAGACGTCTGCCGCTATGACCTGAAGACAAATGGCGTCAAAAGGGTGACGCTTCCAGGCAACGGCGTGGGCTTCAACAACAAGTTCCCTTACTGTTATTACGACTGCCGCTCCCACAGCGACGTGGACCTGGAGGCGGATGAGACCGGACTGTGGGCGATCTACGCCACCGTCGGTAACCATGGTAATCTGGTGGTGAGCCGGTTAGTTTGGGATGACAAACATCAGACTCTCAATGTGTCCCAAACGTGGGAGACCAGGGTGTTCAAGAAGGCGGTGACCAACGCGTTCATGGTGTGTGGCGTGCTGTACGCCACCCGCTATGTGGACGACTACAAAGAGGAAGTGTTCTACGCCTTCGACACAGCCACAGGGAAGGAAACCAACTCACTGGCGCTGGCGCTGGAGAAAGTAGCTAAAGGAGTGGCCAGTCTGAGCTACAACCCCACCAACAGGCAGATTTACATGTACAACGATGCGTACCTCCTGGCCTATCAGGCCTTCTTCTGA
- the si:ch211-194m7.5 gene encoding olfactomedin-4 — MKLYVIVPLWALITATQQAPTQENCQCEFISSEKIFPHDKLRSVQSSVSDCNSNVTPQMTFGMESLLLGLDRRLPQLEEDVAMLEEENDGEMYGVLSLYVIENELTEILQLIDQLNSTSLKHKRLIADVTQKLEEVKDEMEELERFDTMQVVKGQQTNQRLKRDLDQCRNNVLHPIPQPTQPKSLCPFGRFLNISEPRVFTAGEYPGSYKYGAWGRDPNPEVGKEDWHWLVPMTSANRLANYVRLYSTLSSLIVGVSTPGNVLIHPSNPTTNTIQGPNNVLYGGALYYNCYNQDTVCRFNMTTKTITTVQLPKGTRYNSKGNFCHLDECYPFTDLDLATDESGVWVIYTTTQDFGNLVLTKVEEGAPPALSQTWKTKVYKQSVTNTFMACGVLYATRYVDKLTEEIFYSFDTSTGEENFNLGIFMKKMSPNVLSLNYSPVDHMLHAYCDSFMVSYKVLFENPSDDFL; from the exons ATGAAGCTCTACGTGATCGTTCCTCTGTGGGCTCTGATCACCGCCACCCAGCAG GCACCGACACAAGAAAACTGTCAGTGCGAGTTCATCAGCTCGGAGAAAATCTTTCCTCATGACAAACTACGGTCAGTTCAGAGCAGCGTCTCAGACTGCAACAGCAACGTAACTCCACAGATG ACCTTCGGGATGGAGAGCCTGCTGCTGGGTTTAGATCGGCGTCTGCCTCAGCTGGAGGAGGACGTGGCGATGCTGGAGGAGGAGAACGATGGAGAGATGTACGGAGTTCTGAGTCTGTACGTGATAGAGAACGAGCTCACCGAGATCTTGCAGCTGATAGATCAGCTCAACAGCACCAGCCTCAAACACAAGCGCCTCATCGCAGACGTCACTCAGAAG CTGGAGGAAGTTAAAGAtgagatggaggaactggaacggtTCGACACCATGCAGGTGGTGAAGggacaacaaaccaaccaacgtcTGAAGAGAGACCTGGACCAGTGCAGGAACAACGTTCTCCATCCCATCCCTCAACCCACTCAGCCTAAGA GTTTGTGTCCCTTTGGCCGGTTTCTGAACATCAGCGAGCCGAGGGTCTTCACAGCCGGAGAGTATCCTGGTTCATACAAGTATGGAGCCTGGGGTCGCGATCCTAATCCAGAGGTGGGGAAGGAGGACTGGCATTGGCTAGTTCCGATGACTTCCGCCAACAGACTCGCCAACTACGTCCGTCTCTACTCCACCCTGAGCTCTTTAATTGTTGGAGTGAGCACCCCAG GTAATGTCCTGATCCATCCCTCCAACCCAACCACCAACACCATCCAGGGTCCCAATAATGTTCTGTATGGAGGGGCCTTGTACTACAACTGTTACAACCAAGACACTGTTTGTCGATTCAACATGACCACCAAAACCATCACCACAGTACAGCTACCCAAAGGCACCAG GTATAACTCAAAGGGTAATTTCTGCCACCTTGATGAATGCTACCCATTCACCGACCTGGACTTGGCCACCGACGAGTCTGGCGTCTGGGTGATCTACACCACCACTCAGGACTTTGGAAACCTGGTTCTGACCAAGGTGGAGGAGGGTGCGCCgccggcgctcagtcaaacctggAAAACGAAAGTCTACAAGCAGAGTGTAACCAACACCTTCATGGCCTGTGGCGTCCTTTACGCGACGCGCTACGTTGACAAACTCACCGAGGAGATCTTTTATTCGTTCGATACCTCAACAGGAGAAGAGAACTTTAATCTTGGTATCTTCATGAAGAAGATGTCTCCAAATGTCCTTTCTTTAAACTACAGTCCAGTGGATCACATGCTACACGCGTACTGCGACTCCTTCATGGTCTCTTATAAGGTTTTGTTTGAGAACCCGAGTGACGATTTTCTTTAA